The following proteins are co-located in the Rhodococcus opacus B4 genome:
- a CDS encoding RNA polymerase sigma-70 factor codes for MAGTSQTTPGDHSGSTDARSDPATDAFVTHRNLLFTVAYEMLGSAADAEDILQETWLRWAGVDLGTVRNQRAYLVRITTRQALVRLRTLGRRRESYVGPWLPEPLLTAPDVAEDVELADSVSMAMMLVLETLAPTERAVFVLREVFDLEYGEIAAAVDKSTDAVRQIAHRARAHVAARRPRGVVTPAESRDALDAFKRALETGDLQSLLDQLAPDVVLLGDGGGVKQAVPRPIVGADKVGRLLAAGLPRIGGEVSVESVQMNGSPALIVRLDGEIDDVVAVRIDDGMITGLYIVRNPEKLSRVERETSVSR; via the coding sequence ATGGCCGGCACGTCCCAGACCACTCCGGGCGATCACAGCGGAAGCACGGATGCCCGTTCCGATCCCGCCACCGACGCCTTCGTCACCCACCGCAATCTCCTGTTCACCGTCGCCTACGAGATGCTCGGTTCGGCCGCCGATGCGGAGGACATCCTGCAGGAGACGTGGCTGCGGTGGGCGGGCGTCGATCTGGGCACGGTGCGAAATCAGCGGGCGTACCTGGTCCGGATCACCACCCGCCAGGCCCTGGTCCGGCTGCGCACGCTCGGCAGGCGCAGGGAGTCCTACGTCGGACCCTGGCTGCCCGAGCCGTTGCTGACCGCGCCCGATGTGGCCGAGGACGTCGAGTTGGCCGACAGCGTCTCGATGGCGATGATGCTGGTACTGGAGACGCTCGCACCGACCGAGCGGGCGGTGTTCGTGCTGCGTGAGGTGTTCGATCTGGAGTACGGGGAGATCGCGGCCGCCGTCGACAAGAGCACCGACGCCGTCCGCCAGATCGCGCACCGCGCCCGGGCCCACGTCGCGGCGCGCCGACCGCGGGGCGTCGTCACTCCGGCCGAGTCCCGCGATGCGCTCGACGCGTTCAAACGGGCGCTCGAGACAGGCGACCTGCAGAGTCTGCTCGATCAGCTCGCACCGGACGTCGTCCTCCTCGGCGACGGCGGCGGAGTCAAGCAGGCCGTGCCGCGACCCATCGTCGGGGCCGACAAGGTGGGCCGCTTGCTGGCGGCCGGCCTGCCCCGGATCGGCGGCGAGGTGTCGGTCGAATCCGTGCAGATGAACGGCTCCCCCGCGCTGATCGTCCGGCTTGACGGGGAGATCGACGACGTCGTGGCGGTACGGATCGACGACGGCATGATCACCGGGCTCTACATCGTGCGCAACCCCGAGAAACTGTCGCGGGTCGAGCGGGAAACCTCGGTGAGCCGCTGA